The proteins below come from a single Ptychodera flava strain L36383 chromosome 6, AS_Pfla_20210202, whole genome shotgun sequence genomic window:
- the LOC139135401 gene encoding uncharacterized protein isoform X2: MVALKFTLVRVLNLLALLTLALLLRDVFKIGTVKSRSSEDSGDETEKAVDVVTKERFMTVAKTVSTIHHEVSLENDKRNREKLYREQLHAIFDRFPWFDRKQFSPNYFIVGVSGNSVEAAVKPRIKDQTYMFVHNQKSGGTTLKDCIDRITRQKQMARYVGVWDEYEVAKVIHDVNHKHAKSKFYASEYTFGLCDEFNRQNCSYFTLIRDPYERLISCHEFCKRALTDPLCAASDARNLTLKEWALHQGSYFFRQLQFKPTYACSDKIMRDKISPKINKAKYLGRNATRPPCWYRHKLLLDDALNDMEKEVLLNYFLDNLKNWFTVIGITEEYRTTLGLLQQAYNLPFRDLCMNLISMKGLYKVDGKPATPQSKQELIQKLKAELQADPEINRTLYYDVKIYEKAREIFEEEKKQYFSMLGLGNQ; encoded by the coding sequence GTCTTCTGAAGATTCTGGCGACGAAACTGAGAAAGCAGTCGATGTGGTGACCAAAGAGAGATTTATGACTGTAGCGAAAACGGTATCAACTATACACCATGAGGTGTCGCTTGAAAACGACAAACGAAATCGAGAAAAATTGTACAGAGAACAACTGCATGCCATCTTTGACAGGTTTCCCTGGTTCGATAGAAAACAATTCAGTCCAAATTATTTCATTGTCGGTGTCAGTGGAAATAGCGTGGAAGCAGCTGTAAAGCCCCGTATCAAAGACCAAACCTATATGTTCGTCCACAATCAAAAGTCTGGAGGTACAACGCTTAAGGATTGCATTGACAGAATAACCCGTCAGAAGCAAATGGCAAGATATGTCGGCGTCTGGGACGAATATGAAGTAGCAAAGGTCATCCATGACGTCAATCACAAGCATGCAAAAAGCAAGTTTTACGCGAGCGAATACACTTTTGGGCTGTGCGACGAGTTTAACCGTCAAAACTGTTCTTACTTTACTTTGATTCGGGATCCTTATGAGCGCCTCATCTCTTGTCACGAATTTTGCAAACGCGCTCTCACAGATCCTCTCTGCGCCGCCAGCGACGCGCGCAATTTGACGTTGAAAGAGTGGGCTCTACATCAGGGAAGCTACTTTTTCCGCCAGCTGCAATTTAAACCGACGTATGCGTGCTCAGATAAAATCATGCGCGATAAAATATCACCGAAAATTAATAAAGCGAAGTACCTCGGCCGCAACGCCACTCGTCCACCTTGCTGGTATCGGCATAAGTTGTTGCTAGATGACGCCCTCAACGACATGGAAAAGGAAGTTCTGTTGAATTACTTTTTGGACAATCTGAAGAACTGGTTTACAGTGATAGGAATAACGGAAGAGTACAGAACGACTCTAGGTTTATTGCAGCAGGCCTATAATTTGCCATTTCGAGATCTGTGTATGAACCTTATATCGATGAAGGGTCTGTATAAAGTTGATGGCAAACCTGCTACACCGCAATCAAAACAAGAACTAATCCAAAAACTGAAAGCAGAGTTACAAGCAGACCCTGAAATTAACAGGACTTTGTACTATGATGTGAAAATATACGAAAAAGCCAGAGAAATATTTGAGGAAGAAAAGAAACAGTACTTTTCAATGCTTGGACTGGGAAATCAATAA
- the LOC139135401 gene encoding uncharacterized protein isoform X3, whose protein sequence is MTVAKTVSTIHHEVSLENDKRNREKLYREQLHAIFDRFPWFDRKQFSPNYFIVGVSGNSVEAAVKPRIKDQTYMFVHNQKSGGTTLKDCIDRITRQKQMARYVGVWDEYEVAKVIHDVNHKHAKSKFYASEYTFGLCDEFNRQNCSYFTLIRDPYERLISCHEFCKRALTDPLCAASDARNLTLKEWALHQGSYFFRQLQFKPTYACSDKIMRDKISPKINKAKYLGRNATRPPCWYRHKLLLDDALNDMEKEVLLNYFLDNLKNWFTVIGITEEYRTTLGLLQQAYNLPFRDLCMNLISMKGLYKVDGKPATPQSKQELIQKLKAELQADPEINRTLYYDVKIYEKAREIFEEEKKQYFSMLGLGNQ, encoded by the coding sequence ATGACTGTAGCGAAAACGGTATCAACTATACACCATGAGGTGTCGCTTGAAAACGACAAACGAAATCGAGAAAAATTGTACAGAGAACAACTGCATGCCATCTTTGACAGGTTTCCCTGGTTCGATAGAAAACAATTCAGTCCAAATTATTTCATTGTCGGTGTCAGTGGAAATAGCGTGGAAGCAGCTGTAAAGCCCCGTATCAAAGACCAAACCTATATGTTCGTCCACAATCAAAAGTCTGGAGGTACAACGCTTAAGGATTGCATTGACAGAATAACCCGTCAGAAGCAAATGGCAAGATATGTCGGCGTCTGGGACGAATATGAAGTAGCAAAGGTCATCCATGACGTCAATCACAAGCATGCAAAAAGCAAGTTTTACGCGAGCGAATACACTTTTGGGCTGTGCGACGAGTTTAACCGTCAAAACTGTTCTTACTTTACTTTGATTCGGGATCCTTATGAGCGCCTCATCTCTTGTCACGAATTTTGCAAACGCGCTCTCACAGATCCTCTCTGCGCCGCCAGCGACGCGCGCAATTTGACGTTGAAAGAGTGGGCTCTACATCAGGGAAGCTACTTTTTCCGCCAGCTGCAATTTAAACCGACGTATGCGTGCTCAGATAAAATCATGCGCGATAAAATATCACCGAAAATTAATAAAGCGAAGTACCTCGGCCGCAACGCCACTCGTCCACCTTGCTGGTATCGGCATAAGTTGTTGCTAGATGACGCCCTCAACGACATGGAAAAGGAAGTTCTGTTGAATTACTTTTTGGACAATCTGAAGAACTGGTTTACAGTGATAGGAATAACGGAAGAGTACAGAACGACTCTAGGTTTATTGCAGCAGGCCTATAATTTGCCATTTCGAGATCTGTGTATGAACCTTATATCGATGAAGGGTCTGTATAAAGTTGATGGCAAACCTGCTACACCGCAATCAAAACAAGAACTAATCCAAAAACTGAAAGCAGAGTTACAAGCAGACCCTGAAATTAACAGGACTTTGTACTATGATGTGAAAATATACGAAAAAGCCAGAGAAATATTTGAGGAAGAAAAGAAACAGTACTTTTCAATGCTTGGACTGGGAAATCAATAA
- the LOC139135402 gene encoding uncharacterized protein yields MQKLRRNIRLLVLVIALNVCVVMYIYHDAKERYGCQTVRSEDPGDETEKAVDVVTKERSVTVAKTVATIHHEVSLEEDKRKSREEELQKERLYAIFNKFPWLNRKLFSPNYFMSGGNSTKVAVKPRIKDPTYIFVHNQKSGGTTLKNCIDKVTSKKKMAKYVGVWDEHVVSQVIREVNLKHARSKFYASENTFGLCDEFNRRNCSYFTLIRDPYERLISCHEFCKRALGDPLCAASDARKLTLKEWALHQGSYFFRQLQFKPTYVCSDKIMRENIAPKIKKAKYLGRNAVHPPCWYRHKLFLDDALNDMEKEVLLNYFLDNLKNWFTVIGITEEYRTTLGLLQQAYNLPFRDLCMNLISMKGLYKVDGKPATPQSKQELIQKLKAELQADPEINRTLYYDVKIYEKAREIFEEEKKQYFSMLGLGSQ; encoded by the exons ATGCAGAAGTTGCGTCGTAATATTCGTCTTCTGGTGCTAGTCATCGCGCTAAATGTGTGCGTGGTTATGTACATATACCACGATGCAAAGGAGCGATACGGTTGCCAAACTGTGAG GTCTGAAGATCCTGGCGACGAAACTGAGAAAGCAGTCGATGTGGTGACCAAAGAGAGATCTGTGACTGTAGCGAAAACGGTAGCGACTATACACCATGAGGTGTCACTCGAAGAAGACAAACGAAAGAGCCGTGAGGAAGAACTGCAGAAAGAACGGCTCTATGCCATCTTTAACAAGTTTCCCTGGTTAAACAGAAAACTTTTCTCTCCAAATTATTTCATGAGCGGTGGAAACAGCACCAAAGTAGCTGTAAAGCCCCGTATCAAAGACCCGACCTATATATTCGTCCACAATCAAAAATCTGGAGGTACAACTCTAAAAAATTGTATCGACAAAGTGACCAGTAAGAAGAAAATGGCCAAGTATGTTGGTGTTTGGGACGAACATGTCGTGTCACAGGTCATCCGAGAGGTCAACCTCAAGCATGCCAGAAGCAAGTTTTACGCGAGCGAGAATACATTCGGACTGTGTGACGAGTTTAACCGTCGGAACTGTTCTTACTTTACTTTGATCCGGGATCCTTATGAGCGCCTCATCTCTTGTCACGAATTTTGCAAACGCGCTCTCGGTGATCCGCTCTGCGCCGCCAGCGACGCGCGCAAGTTGACGTTGAAAGAGTGGGCTCTACACCAGGGAAGCTACTTTTTCCGCCAGCTGCAATTTAAACCGACATATGTGTGCTCAGATAAAATCATGCGCGAAAACATAGCTCCTAAAATTAAAAAAGCGAAGTACCTCGGCCGCAACGCCGTTCATCCACCTTGCTGGTATCGACATAAGCTGTTTCTAGATGACGCCCTCAACGACATGGAAAAGGAAGTTCTGTTGAATTATTTTTTAGACAATCTGAAGAACTGGTTTACAGTGATAGGCATTACGGAAGAGTACAGAACGACTCTAGGTTTATTGCAGCAGGCCTATAATTTGCCATTTCGAGATCTGTGTATGAATCTTATATCGATGAAGGGTCTGTATAAAGTTGATGGCAAACCTGCTACACCGCAATCAAAACAAGAACTAATCCAAAAACTGAAAGCAGAGTTACAAGCAGACCCTGAAATAAACAGGACTTTGTACTACGATGTGAAAATATACGAAAAAGCCAGAGAAATATTTGAGGAAGAAAAGAAACAGTACTTTTCAATGCTTGGACTGGGAAGTCAATAA
- the LOC139135404 gene encoding uncharacterized protein encodes MLNLTGFQICDVSRGRKPLTLVLCPLLALWCSLYFLSLTATIERDEVTAKEMKVLSDESEYFDYHNTLLDLIARYPWLWRRRYVPNSLAKHVKQERPRSYGANATMVFVHNQKAGGTSVKTCLKLLERESNMRRCYGIFDGNGPVHIMEAVRAKSTSRRCYVGESSFGICDDLDDGDCAYFTMLRDPYERVISSHEYCKTADDPLCRAGNATELSLEEWALQQGSYFFRQLLLRPTEICVEAELFNNLLTQYLNKTDQSDEIVADLKSFPCWYRHKLLLEGVLSDSDKNALLRYVLENLDNWFSVIGMTDEFDTSLELFQFAFGLPFHDLCSAVFARETTYTEQSAGAEGGKAEVVRKLKSRLASNDHVRRALLYDIKIFERAKEIFEMQKTSYRHFAVRS; translated from the exons ATGTTAAACCTGACGGGATTTCAAATCTGTGACGTTTCTCGGGGTAGAAAACCACTGACTTTGGTTCTGTGTCCGTTGCTAGCGTTGTGGTGTTCCCTGTATTTCCTTTCTTTAACTGCCACTATCGAACG CGATGAAGTTACAGCCAAAGAGATGAAGGTGTTGAGTGACGAAAGCGAATATTTCGACTACCACAACACCCTGCTCGATTTGATAGCCCGATATCCGTGGTTGTGGCGAAGGCGCTACGTGCCGAATAGTTTGGCGAAACATGTGAAACAAGAAAGGCCCCGTTCCTATGGAGCCAATGCTACGATGGTGTTCGTACACAACCAGAAGGCCGGCGGCACCAGCGTCAAGACTTGTTTAAAACTGCTCGAAAGAGAGAGCAACATGCGGAGATGTTACGGTATTTTCGACGGGAACGGCCCTGTCCACATTATGGAAGCCGTAAGGGCTAAGTCCACGAGCCGAAGGTGCTACGTCGGAGAAAGTTCCTTTGGCATCTGTGACGATCTGGACGATGGGGACTGTGCTTATTTCACCATGCTTAGGGACCCCTACGAGCGAGTAATATCGAGTCACGAATACTGTAAGACAGCCGATGACCCCCTTTGCCGCGCTGGAAACGCAACAGAGCTGTCACTTGAAGAGTGGGCGCTCCAGCAAGGGAGCTATTTCTTTCGACAGCTTTTGCTTCGTCCAACTGAAATATGCGTCGAGGCTGAACTATTTAATAATCTTTTGACACAATATCTCAACAAGACTGACCAGAGCGACGAAATAGTAGCTGATTTGAAGTCCTTTCCTTGCTGGTACCGTCACAAGCTTTTGCTAGAGGGCGTTCTCAGTGATTCCGACAAAAACGCTCTTCTTCGATATGTACTCGAAAATTTGGATAACTGGTTCAGCGTAATTGGCATGACCGACGAATTCGACACATCTCTAGAACTATTCCAATTTGCCTTCGGCTTGCCGTTTCATGACCTCTGTTCCGCTGTCTTCGCCCGCGAAACCACCTATACTGAACAGTCGGCTGGCGCCGAAGGTGGCAAAGCGGAGGTCGTCCGAAAGTTGAAATCCAGGCTGGCGTCCAATGACCACGTCCGCCGCGCTTTACTCTATGACATCAAAATATTCGAAAGAGCTAAAGAGATATTCGAAATGCAGAAAACATCTTACAGGCACTTCGCTGTCAGGTCTTGA
- the LOC139135403 gene encoding uncharacterized protein, translated as MKWSSFLADFTSTVTMVHRSLCQKTNPTGILTALICCSTAATFVLVCSALRGGVSQEEVIRDQLTSLYPWNDNTTIQSSFSHGFQTGVRLPNSTWQESSRMHADANIPTLEDILNRFPWVQRRRFTPNHFTFSRRGKGSPPNSYRNHSIVFLHNHKAGGTTMKLCLKRIIQAKSLPPFYGLWNDNVVQAIETARTLEKRAKLYVTPYAFGLCDAVDDPYCAYFTVLRDPYDRVVSSYEYCKKSRMDPHCAASDARKLTLKEWALHQGSYFFRQLQFNPEEICSDQTRRKKVVKLVDRDNYIGRKKNRPPCWYRHKLLLDNVLNKNEKHILLQYMLENLEKWFAVIGITEQYDTSLRLLQTVFKLPFYRLCSGLVEQATTYSREKQTKWSKLEAIKKARQKIEDDQEVFEALYFDIMIYRKAVEIFNSQKRFYFQDVMSGFHKTRQ; from the exons ATGAAGTGGTCATCATTCTTGGCAGATTTTACGTCAACGGTCACCATGGTGCATCGAagtctttgtcagaaaacaaaCCCCACTGGGATCCTAACGGCGCTCATCTGCTGCTCGACTGCTGCCACATTTGTATTAGTATGCTCGGCGCTCAG GGGAGGCGTCAGTCAAGAGGAGGTCATTCGGGACCAGTTAACATCGCTGTATCCCTGGAACGACAACACCACGATCCAGTCATCATTCTCACATGGTTTCCAAACGGGTGTGAGACTCCCGAACAGTACTTGGCAGGAGTCTAGCAGAATGCATGCAGACGCCAACATCCCAACGCTGGAGGATATCCTGAATCGGTTTCCATGGGTACAAAGACGGCGTTTTACGCCGAACCACTTCACTTTCAGTCGTCGAGGGAAAGGTTCGCCGCCAAACAGCTATAGGAATCACAGTATTGTGTTTTTGCACAACCACAAAGCTGGGGGTACCACTATGAAACTTTGCCTGAAGAGGATTATTCAAGCTAAGTCCTTGCCTCCATTCTACGGACTGTGGAACGACAATGTGGTCCAAGCCATTGAAACCGCCAGGACACTCGAAAAGAGAGCAAAACTTTACGTCACACCGTACGCCTTCGGACTTTGCGATGCGGTGGATGATCCCTACTGCGCGTATTTCACAGTACTTAGGGACCCTTACGACAGAGTGGTGTCCTCCTACGAGTATTGCAAGAAATCTAGGATGGACCCTCACTGCGCCGCCAGCGACGCTCGAAAACTTACCCTCAAGGAGTGGGCGCTACACCAGGGAAGCTACTTCTTCAGACAGCTGCAGTTTAACCCCGAAGAAATCTGTTCGGATCAGACGCGGAGAAAAAAAGTGGTGAAGCTCGTAGATCGGGATAATTACATCGGACGAAAGAAGAACCGCCCACCATGTTGGTACAGACACAAGCTACTTCTGGACAATGTCTTGAACAAGAACGAAAAGCACATTCTCCTTCAGTACATGTTAGAGAATTTAGAAAAGTGGTTCGCCGTAATAGGAATAACCGAGCAATATGACACATCTCTGAGACTGCTGCAGACGGTTTTCAAACTGCCCTTCTACAGACTCTGCTCCGGCCTGGTCGAACAGGCGACAACTTACAGCAGGGAAAAACAGACAAAGTGGTCCAAACTCGAGGCCATTAAGAAAGCCAGGCAGAAAATTGAAGACGACCAAGAAGTCTTCGAGGCTCTTTACTTTGACATTATGATATACAGAAAAGctgttgaaatatttaattCACAGAAGAGATTTTATTTCCAAGATGTTATGTCTGGCTTCCATAAAACTCGTCAATAA